The sequence CTTTTTTCTGGAAGCCTAAGCCAAATAGATGCAGTTGTTCCGTTTATGAACAATTATAACCTGCAAACAACTATATTTGAAAGGTTTATCCCTTGGGGTAGGGGAGCATTGATGAAAGAAAAACTTATTTCACTTTATGAGTGGAGAGAGGTTTTGAAACTGCTTTGCAAGATTTGTAGGCTGGAAGATAATCTTTGTGAACTTGCTCCTTATAGAGGTTTTATGGTTGATAAAGAAGGTACAGATTTAAATCTTTTTGGTGCCCCCTGTATAGTTGCAAAAGATGGTATTGCATTAATGCCAGATGGTTCGGTTTTTCCTTGTAGAAGATTTCCATTAACTATCGGGAATCTTAAAGACCAATCAATGGAAGAGGTTTGGAAAAACTCTACTGTTCTTGAAAAATTAAAAAACAGGTTCCTCTTGAAAGGAAAATGTAAAACGTGTATAATAGAGGACTGTTTAGGATGCAGGGCATTAGCCTATAGTGTAAGCGGAGATTATTTAGGTGAAGACCCACTCTGTATCAAGGATGAGTAAATATTAATAATGTTAAATTAAATAATCAAAAGGAGAATAAAATGAAAGGATTAGAAATGGTCCCCCGAAAAATGTTTTTGACAAAAGGCGTTGGAAAGCATAAGGAAAGATTAACAAGTTTTGAACTGGCTTTAAGAAAAGCAGGTATTGCTCACTTTAATTTTGTATCTATATCAAGTATTTTTCCACCACACTGTAAATTAATATCAAAAAAAGAAGGATTATCTCTCTTATCTCCTGGACAGATTGTTTTTACAGTGTTAAGCAGAAACCAGACCAACGAACCTCATAGGCTTATCACAGCTTCAGTTGGAGTTGCTATACCTAAAGATAAAAACCAGTATGGATACCTTTCTGAGCACGAAGGCTTTGGCGAAACTGATGATAAAGCTGGCGACTATTCAGAAGACCTTGCAGCGACAATGTTGGCAACTATTCTTGGAGTAGAGTTTGACCCTGATTCATCCTACGATGAAAAGAAAGAAATTTGGCAGATGTCAGGTGAAATTGTAAAAACTACCAATCTTACCCAATCAGCTATTGGAGATAAGAACGGACTTTGGACTACCGTAATTTCTGCTGCTGTTTTTGTTCCCTGACTAAAAAAAATGAGGGGATAAAATGGACCAGTATAATTTTCTTGGTATACCGGATGTTAGTCTCAAAAAGGCACGTTTTCTTATATTACCTATCCCTTTTGAGGCAACGACATCTTGTTTAGCAGGCACAAAAGATGGTCCTTCATCAATTATTGCTTCTTCCAATTATGTGGAACTATATGATGAGGAATTAAAAGCAGAACCGTACCTTGTTGGAGTAAAAACCTTACCAGAGGTGCCACCTAATTACAAAAGCATAAAACAGATGGTAGCAGATATTAAAAAAGCTTCTACAAAGTACCTCAAAGAAAACAAACGAATAATAGGTTTAGGGGGAGAACATACGGTTTCATTAGGGTTGGTTGAATCTTGTTTATCAACATACCCTAACTTAAAGGTTCTTTCTTTCGATGCACACTCTGACCTCAGAGACCAATATCAAGGAACCAAATTTAGCCACGCTTGTGTAATGAGAAGAATCTCAGAGTTAGGTTGTAAAATATGGACAGCTGGAGTTAGGAGTATAAGTAAAGAAGAACAAGATTTCATAAATCAAACAGATACTATAAAAATTTTATTTGCTTACCAGATGGCAGAAAAATGGGGCGAAGTTTTAAATAAAATGCTCCCTGCGGGAAATTATTACCTTTCTTTTGATTTAGATTTCTTAGACCCATCAATATTACCTGAAACTGGAACCCCTGAACCTGGTGGGTTTTACTGGAACCAGACTATAGGTTTTTTTCGTCAGTTTGTTTTAAGAAAAGATATCAATATTGTAGGTTTTGATGTGGTTGAACTTGCACCACAAAAAAATGTCACTCCATCTTCTTTTTTAGCAGCAAAACTGATATATAAATTGATTGGTCTGCTTGCAGTCAAAGATAACCTTCTCTCTGATACTATGGATATTGGTTGACCCTAATACTCTTTTGGTTACTATAGTAATTATAGTTTATGCTCCTCACTACTGCCTCTTTTTATTTTAAAATACATACCGTAAATAAGTATAAAACACTTGACATAATACAAATAAATATGATAAAGTTTGTATGAAAACAAAACTTAGAAATTTTAAATTATATTTCTTTCCCAAGGGAGGTTCTTTATGTTTTTAGATCACTCATCAAACAGTAGAAAAAACGGCAATATAGCAAAAAGAAGTGGAATATCATCTCTATTATTGATTTTAGCAATCTTTTTTTTATGCCCATCTGTTCACCTATTTGCGAATGATGCCAAACAGGCAGAGAACAAAGGAGAATTATCTTTACCTGAATGGAAGAAGAAAGCTGCTGAATATGCTCGTATCCTATCAGGAGTAAAGTGGACACCTGTTGCTGATACTATGCCATGGAAAGCTGGATATTTTGAGAAAGGCGTAGAATATTCTGGAGTTCCTTACTCAGGGGTGTCAACTGTTGGGAGATATATTGGGTTTGAAATATACCTAAAAACTTTTTTGGCTGCAGTTGAGAACCCTCAAAGCGTCTTATATACCGAAACCCTCAAAGGTAGAGTAAGCAAAGCTACAACTTATTACGGTTTA comes from bacterium and encodes:
- a CDS encoding radical SAM protein is translated as MENTFHIQWHITDFCNLRCRHCYQSEFAKDSELSFDCLQKVFENITNFASKNGKKLVIDITGGEPFLYKHWEPLISMINQSKSVIKTGIITNGLLVDASKIRKLERLKNFSLKISAEGLTKESYEYIRGVNTYNRFIETCGLLKDVSFEKTLMFTLFSGSLSQIDAVVPFMNNYNLQTTIFERFIPWGRGALMKEKLISLYEWREVLKLLCKICRLEDNLCELAPYRGFMVDKEGTDLNLFGAPCIVAKDGIALMPDGSVFPCRRFPLTIGNLKDQSMEEVWKNSTVLEKLKNRFLLKGKCKTCIIEDCLGCRALAYSVSGDYLGEDPLCIKDE
- a CDS encoding arginine decarboxylase, pyruvoyl-dependent, which encodes MKGLEMVPRKMFLTKGVGKHKERLTSFELALRKAGIAHFNFVSISSIFPPHCKLISKKEGLSLLSPGQIVFTVLSRNQTNEPHRLITASVGVAIPKDKNQYGYLSEHEGFGETDDKAGDYSEDLAATMLATILGVEFDPDSSYDEKKEIWQMSGEIVKTTNLTQSAIGDKNGLWTTVISAAVFVP
- the speB gene encoding agmatinase — protein: MDQYNFLGIPDVSLKKARFLILPIPFEATTSCLAGTKDGPSSIIASSNYVELYDEELKAEPYLVGVKTLPEVPPNYKSIKQMVADIKKASTKYLKENKRIIGLGGEHTVSLGLVESCLSTYPNLKVLSFDAHSDLRDQYQGTKFSHACVMRRISELGCKIWTAGVRSISKEEQDFINQTDTIKILFAYQMAEKWGEVLNKMLPAGNYYLSFDLDFLDPSILPETGTPEPGGFYWNQTIGFFRQFVLRKDINIVGFDVVELAPQKNVTPSSFLAAKLIYKLIGLLAVKDNLLSDTMDIG